In the Streptomyces spororaveus genome, CTCGCGCACCGCCCGCCGCCTCAAGCTGTCCTCCGAGGCCTCCAAGCGCTTCGAGCGGGGCGTCGACCCGCAGGCCGCGGCCGCGGCCGCGCAGCGGACCGTCGACCTGCTCGTGCTCCTCGCGGGCGGCACCGCCGAAGCGGGCGTCACCGAGGTCCTCGCCCCGGGCGCGCCCCGTACCATCGCCATGCCCGCGGACCACCCGGACCGGGTGGCGGGCATGGAGTACGGCCGCGAGACCGTCGTACGCCGCCTCCAGGAGATCGGCTGCGACGTCTACGGCCAGGACGAGCTCGTCGTCACCGTCCCGTCGTGGCGGCCCGACCTCGCCGCGCCCAACGACCTCGCCGAAGAGGTCATCCGGCTGGAGGGCTACGGGAACCTCCCGTCGACCCTCCCGCAGGTGCCCTCCGGCCGCGGCCTGACCGCCCGGCAGCAGCTGCACCGCCGGGTCGGCCGCGCGCTGGCCGGCGCGGGCTACGTCGAGGCGCTCAGCTACCCCTTCATCGGCGAGGGCGTCTTCGACCAGCTCCAGCTCCCGGCGCACGACGTGGCCCGCCAGGTCGTCAAGCTGGTCAACCCGATCTCCGACGAGGAGCCGGCGCTGCGCACCACGCTGCTGCCGGGTCTGCTCGGCGCGCTGCGCCGCAACGACAGCCGGGGCAGCCACGACCTCGCGCTCTTCGAGACCGGCTCGGTCTTCCGGGCCGCCGCACAGCCGGGTGTCGCCGTACGGCTGCCCGTCGACCGGCGTCCCACGGACGAGGAGATCGCCACCCTGAACGCGGCGCTGCCCGCGCAGCCGCGGTACGCCGCGGTCGTGCTGGCCGGCGCGCGCGAGCAGGCCGGCTGGTGGGGCAAGGGCCGTCCGGCCGACTGGGCGGACGCGGTCCAGGCCGCCCGCGCGCTGGCCGTCGAGGCCGGCACCGAGCTGGTGGTCCGCCAGGGCCAGTACGGCCCCTGGCACCCGGGCCGCTGCGCCGAGCTGGTCGTCACCCTCGGCGGGGTCGAGCAGGTCATCGGCCACGCCGGTGAGCTGCACCCGCGCGTGGTCAAGGCGATGGGCCTGCCGGCCCGCACCAGCGCGATGGAGATCGACCTGGACCGTCTCGCGGCGGCCGGCGGCGAGGCCCTCCAGGCGCCGCGGATCTCCTCCTTCCCGGTGGCGACCCAGGACGTGGCGCTGATCGTCGACGCGTCGGTCCCGGCGTCCTCGGTGGAGGCCGCGCTGCGCAAGGGCGCGGGTGAACTCCTCGAATCGCTGCGGCTGTTCGACGTGTTCACCGGTGAGCAGGTCGGCGAGGGCAAGAAGTCCCTGGCCTACGCGCTGCGCTTCCGCGCGGCCGACCGGACGCTGACCGCCGAGGAGTCCACGGCCGCGCGCGACGCGGCGGTGGCCCTGGCGGGCGAGCGGACCGGGGCGGTGCTCCGGGGCGCGTAGCCGCTTCGTACCCGGCTGAGGGGCACGTCCGGACCACCGGACGTGCCCCTCACTCGTTCGGGTGAGAACTCCGGTGGCCCGTGTCCGGGGTGCCGGTCGGTCGACACAATCGATCCGGCCGGAGGGGAGTCCTACGGATGATCACGCGTGGGGAGATGCCCCTGGTGCGCCGGGTGTGCGTCCTGGCCTGGGCCGGCGCCGCGGTGTCCTGGGAGCTGTCCACGCCGGGGCGGCTGGTCCCGAGCCTGGCCACCTGCGCGGCCTTCCTGCTGCTGGCCACCGGGTGCGCGCTGCACATCCGGCGCGGGCTGCTGGGCGAGCTGCGCCGTTCGCAGGAGATCGCGGGCGCCGCGCAGCGGGCGCTGCTGCGACCGCTGCCCGGGCGGATCGGCGGGCTGACGGCGGCCGCGGCACAGCTCTCGGCGAGCCGGGGTGCGGCGGTGGGCGGGGACCTGTACGAGGCCGTGCCGACGGCGTACGGGATCCGGGTGGTGATCGGGGACGTACGGGGCCATGGGCTGCCCGCGCTGGGCGCGGCCGCCGCCGTGCTCGGTGCCTTCCGC is a window encoding:
- the pheT gene encoding phenylalanine--tRNA ligase subunit beta — encoded protein: MRVPLSWLREYVDLPAGETGRDVAAKLVDAGLEVETVEQLGGGLKGPLVVGQVLTIEELEGFRKPIRFCTVDVGQANGTGEPQEIVCGARNFAVGDKVVVVLPGAVLPGDFAIASRKTYGRTSHGMICSGDELGMGDDGTHGIIVLPPEHEVGSDAIELLQLVDEVLDIDITPDRGYCMSMRGVAREAATAYGLPLRDPALLDVPAPNSYGYPVKVDDPVGCDRFTARTVTGLDPDARSPIWLTRRLQKAGMRPISLAVDITNYVMLELGQPLHAYDRSSVEGTIGVRRAEQGEKFTTLDGVKRTLDAEDLVITDNSGPIGLAGVMGGANTEIADSVTDAETGQVTGTTDVVIEAAHFDSVSISRTARRLKLSSEASKRFERGVDPQAAAAAAQRTVDLLVLLAGGTAEAGVTEVLAPGAPRTIAMPADHPDRVAGMEYGRETVVRRLQEIGCDVYGQDELVVTVPSWRPDLAAPNDLAEEVIRLEGYGNLPSTLPQVPSGRGLTARQQLHRRVGRALAGAGYVEALSYPFIGEGVFDQLQLPAHDVARQVVKLVNPISDEEPALRTTLLPGLLGALRRNDSRGSHDLALFETGSVFRAAAQPGVAVRLPVDRRPTDEEIATLNAALPAQPRYAAVVLAGAREQAGWWGKGRPADWADAVQAARALAVEAGTELVVRQGQYGPWHPGRCAELVVTLGGVEQVIGHAGELHPRVVKAMGLPARTSAMEIDLDRLAAAGGEALQAPRISSFPVATQDVALIVDASVPASSVEAALRKGAGELLESLRLFDVFTGEQVGEGKKSLAYALRFRAADRTLTAEESTAARDAAVALAGERTGAVLRGA